A portion of the Platichthys flesus chromosome 7, fPlaFle2.1, whole genome shotgun sequence genome contains these proteins:
- the kif5aa gene encoding kinesin family member 5Aa isoform X1, with translation MADVPAECNIKVLCRFRPLNQSEIVRGDLFLPKFQGDDTVSVGGRSYAFDRVFPTNTTQEQVYNTCAKQIVKDVLGGYNGTIFAYGQTASGKTHTMEGKLHDPHQMGIIPRIAEDIFNHIFAMDENLEFHIKVSYFEIYMDKIRDLLDVTKTNLSVHEDKNRVPYVKGCTERFVSSPDEVMDVIDEGKSNRHVAVTNMNEHSSRSHSIFLINIKQEHVETEQKLCGKLYLVDLAGSEKVSKTGAAGAVLDEAKNINKSLSALGNVISALAEGTKSHVPYRDSKMTRILQDSLGGNCRTTMFICCSPSSYNDTETKSTLMFGQRAKTIRNTASINLELTAEQWKKKFEKEKEKNKTMKDAITKLEAELNRWRNGEEVPETEQTTADVVIHTVEERPILDNDTSSIVVRISEEERQKYEEEIRKLYKHLDDKDDEINLQCQFVEKLKQQMMDQDELLASSRGDGDKVQAELGRLQVESDCAKAEVKEVLQALEELAINYDQKSQEVEEKGLQNQLLADQLAQKMASLMELEAELSRMQEVSGQQRKRIADVLNGLMRDLSEFSTIVGNGEIKLPVEISGAIEEEFTVARLYISKIKSEVKSMVKRCRQLEIMQLECHRKMEETGRELSSCQLLISQHEAKIRSLTEYMQSVEHKKRLLEESHDSLSEELAKLQDQDNSLLEGKDAEKGEIEEGNVKKTVRQQGDSHRGIHHQQLTRLRDEINEKQRVIDELNDRNSKMELELAQVRADFERLKSQDNSKSERLEELSFLHERHEQTKQDLRGLEETVARELQTLHNLRKLFVQDLTSRVKKSSEMEPDDSGGSCTQKQKISFLENNLDQLTKVHKQLVRDNADLRCELPKLEKRLRSTAERVKALETALRDAKEGAMMDRRRYQQEVDRIKDAMRAKNAMRRPHAAQIAKPVRPKQLPSCSPTNPFYTYIRATEHANTYSNALFQGSASQQSAASATCSPNSVQSNTVSTALGYRAGKYNGDILESFPLNIDNGNNLSGTRDINDNRSDVHCGSEVDDTNRHYIVQQETAAS, from the exons GGGAGGTCCTATGCCTTTGACCGTGTGTTTCCAACCAACACCACCCAGGAGCAGGTGTACAACACCTGTGCTAAGCAGATTGTCAAGG ATGTGCTGGGTGGCTACAATGGCACTATTTTCGCATATGGACAGACCGCCTCCGGGAAGACTCACACCATGGAG GGCAAACTCCACGACCCTCACCAGATGGGTATTATTCCTCGCATCGCCGAGGACATTTTCAACCACATCTTTGCAATGGATGAAAACCTTGAATTCCACATCAAG GTTTCCTACTTTGAAATCTACATGGACAAAATCCGTGACCTGCTGGATG tgacAAAGACCAACCTGTCTGTCCATGAGGATAAGAATAGGGTGCCCTATGTGAAG GGATGCACTGAGCGTTTCGTCTCCAGCCCTGATGAGGTCATGGATGTGATCGACGAGGGCAAAAGCAACCGTCACGTGGCTGTGACCA ACATGAACGAGCACAGCTCCCGCAGCCACAGCATCTTCCTGATCAACATCAAGCAGGAGCATGTGGAGACTGAGCAGAAGCTCTGTGGAAAGCTCTACCTGGTCGATCTGGCTGGCAGTGAGAAG GTGAGTAAGAccggagctgcaggagctgtcCTGGATGAGGctaaaaacatcaacaagtctctctctgctctgggaAACGTCATCTCTGCGTTGGCTGAGGGCACG aAATCTCACGTGCCGTATCGTGACAGCAAAATGACCCGCATCCTGCAGGACTCCCTCGGTGGCAACTGTCGCACCACCATGTTCAtctgctgctctccctccaGCTACAACGACACAGAGACCAAGTCGACTCTGATGTTTGGCCAACG TGCCAAGACCATCAGGAACACCGCCTCCATCAACCTGGAGCTGACGGCGGAGCAGTGGAAGAAGAAGtttgagaaggagaaggagaagaacaaaACCATGAAGGATGCCATCACCAAGCTGGAGGCCGAGCTCAACCGCTGGAGGAATG GAGAAGAGGTGCCTGAGACAGAGCAGACTACGGCCGACGTGGTGATCCATACTGTGGAGGAGCGCCCCATTCTGGACAACGACACCTCCTCCATTGTGGTCCGTATTTCCGAGGAGGAGCGTCAGAAGTACGAGGAGGAGATCAGGAAGCTGTACAAGCACCTGGATGACAAG GATGATGAGATCAATCTGCAGTGCCAGTTTGTGGAGAAACTGAAGCAGCAGATGATGGACCAGGATGAG ctcctggcCTCATCCCGTGGGGACGGGGACAAGGTCCAGGCTGAGCTTGgcaggctgcaggtggagagtGACTGTGCCAAGgctgaggtgaaggaggtgcttcaggctctggaggagctggcCATCAACTATGACCAGAAGagccaggaggtggaggagaaaggcCTGCAGAACCAGCTGCTGGCCGACCAACTGGCCCAGAAAATG GCCAGTCTGATGGAGCTGGAGGCGGAGCTGTCTCGTATGCAGGAAGTGAGCGGTCAGCAGAGGAAACGCATCGCTGACGTCCTCAACGGCCTGATGAGGGACCTCAGTGAGTTCAGCACCATCGTGGGCAACGGCGAGATCAAGCTG CCGGTGGAGATCAGCGGCGCCATCGAGGAGGAGTTCACGGTGGCTCGCCTCTACATCAGCAAGATCAAGTCGGAGGTGAAGAGCATGGTGAAGCGCTGCCGACAGCTGGAGATCATGCAGCTGGAGTGCCACCGCAAGATGGAGGAGACTGGGAGGGAGCTCTCCTCCTGCCAGCTCCTCATCTCTCAG cacgAGGCTAAGATCCGCTCTCTGACGGAGTACATGCAGAGTGTGGAGCACAAGAagaggctgctggaggagagcCACGACTCGCTGAGCGAAGAGCTGGCCAAGCTGCAAGACCAGG ATAACTCCCTGCTCGAGGGGAAGGATGCAGAGAAGGGCGAGATTGAGGAGGGAAATGTGAAG AAGACTGTCCGTCAGCAGGGAGATTCCCACCGCGGCATCCATCACCAGCAGCTGACCCGCCTGCGGGACGAGATCAATGAGAAGCAGAGGGTCATCGATGAGCTAAATGA TCGTAACTCTaagatggagctggagctggctcAGGTTCGGGCGGACTTTGAGCGTCTGAAGAGTCAGGACAACTCCAAGAGCGAGCGCCTGGAGGAGCTCTC ATTCCTGCATGAACGTCATGAGCAGACCAAACAGGACTTGAGGGGTCTGGAGGAGACTGTC GCCCGCGAACTCCAGACCCTCCACAACCTGCGCAAGCTGTTCGTTCAAGACCTCACGTCGAGGGTTAAAAAA AGTTCCGAAATGGAACCTGATGATAGTGGGGGGTCTTGCACCCAGAAGCAGAAGATTTCCTTTCTTGAGAATAACCTGGACCAACTTACAAAGGTTCACAAACAG CTGGTTCGTGACAATGCAGATCTGCGCTGTGAGCTTCCAAAGCTGGAGAAACGGCTTCGGTCTACTGCTGAGAGAGTTAAGGCCCTGGAGACTGCACTGAGGGACGCCAAGGAGGGCGCCATGATGGACCGCCGCCGCTATCAGCAGGAGGTCGACCGCATCAAGGACGCCATGAGAGCCAAGAACGCCATGCGTCGCCCCCACGCAGCACAGATCG CCAAGCCGGTGAGACCGAAGCAGCTGCCAAGTTGCTCTCCCACAAATCCGTTCTACACCTACATCCGTGCCACTGAACACGCCAACACCTACAGCAACGCCCTCTTCCAAGGAAGCGCATCACAGCAGAGCGCCGCCAGCGCCACCTGCAGCCCCAACTCTGTCCAGAGCAACAC AGTTTCCACAGCACTGGGCTACAGAGCAGGCAAATATAATGGAGACATCCTGGAGTCCTTCCCACTCAACATTGACAATG GTAACAACCTCAGTGGAACGAGAGACATCAATGACAACAG GAGTGATGTTCACTGTGGCAGCGAGGTGGATGATACAAACAGGCACTACATCGTTCAGCAGGAGACAGCTGCGAGTTAA
- the kif5aa gene encoding kinesin family member 5Aa isoform X2, with amino-acid sequence MADVPAECNIKVLCRFRPLNQSEIVRGDLFLPKFQGDDTVSVGGRSYAFDRVFPTNTTQEQVYNTCAKQIVKDVLGGYNGTIFAYGQTASGKTHTMEGKLHDPHQMGIIPRIAEDIFNHIFAMDENLEFHIKVSYFEIYMDKIRDLLDVTKTNLSVHEDKNRVPYVKGCTERFVSSPDEVMDVIDEGKSNRHVAVTNMNEHSSRSHSIFLINIKQEHVETEQKLCGKLYLVDLAGSEKVSKTGAAGAVLDEAKNINKSLSALGNVISALAEGTKSHVPYRDSKMTRILQDSLGGNCRTTMFICCSPSSYNDTETKSTLMFGQRAKTIRNTASINLELTAEQWKKKFEKEKEKNKTMKDAITKLEAELNRWRNGEEVPETEQTTADVVIHTVEERPILDNDTSSIVVRISEEERQKYEEEIRKLYKHLDDKDDEINLQCQFVEKLKQQMMDQDELLASSRGDGDKVQAELGRLQVESDCAKAEVKEVLQALEELAINYDQKSQEVEEKGLQNQLLADQLAQKMASLMELEAELSRMQEVSGQQRKRIADVLNGLMRDLSEFSTIVGNGEIKLPVEISGAIEEEFTVARLYISKIKSEVKSMVKRCRQLEIMQLECHRKMEETGRELSSCQLLISQHEAKIRSLTEYMQSVEHKKRLLEESHDSLSEELAKLQDQDNSLLEGKDAEKGEIEEGNVKKTVRQQGDSHRGIHHQQLTRLRDEINEKQRVIDELNDRNSKMELELAQVRADFERLKSQDNSKSERLEELSFLHERHEQTKQDLRGLEETVARELQTLHNLRKLFVQDLTSRVKKSSEMEPDDSGGSCTQKQKISFLENNLDQLTKVHKQLVRDNADLRCELPKLEKRLRSTAERVKALETALRDAKEGAMMDRRRYQQEVDRIKDAMRAKNAMRRPHAAQIAKPVRPKQLPSCSPTNPFYTYIRATEHANTYSNALFQGSASQQSAASATCSPNSVQSNTVSTALGYRAGKYNGDILESFPLNIDNGNNLSGTRDINDNSDVHCGSEVDDTNRHYIVQQETAAS; translated from the exons GGGAGGTCCTATGCCTTTGACCGTGTGTTTCCAACCAACACCACCCAGGAGCAGGTGTACAACACCTGTGCTAAGCAGATTGTCAAGG ATGTGCTGGGTGGCTACAATGGCACTATTTTCGCATATGGACAGACCGCCTCCGGGAAGACTCACACCATGGAG GGCAAACTCCACGACCCTCACCAGATGGGTATTATTCCTCGCATCGCCGAGGACATTTTCAACCACATCTTTGCAATGGATGAAAACCTTGAATTCCACATCAAG GTTTCCTACTTTGAAATCTACATGGACAAAATCCGTGACCTGCTGGATG tgacAAAGACCAACCTGTCTGTCCATGAGGATAAGAATAGGGTGCCCTATGTGAAG GGATGCACTGAGCGTTTCGTCTCCAGCCCTGATGAGGTCATGGATGTGATCGACGAGGGCAAAAGCAACCGTCACGTGGCTGTGACCA ACATGAACGAGCACAGCTCCCGCAGCCACAGCATCTTCCTGATCAACATCAAGCAGGAGCATGTGGAGACTGAGCAGAAGCTCTGTGGAAAGCTCTACCTGGTCGATCTGGCTGGCAGTGAGAAG GTGAGTAAGAccggagctgcaggagctgtcCTGGATGAGGctaaaaacatcaacaagtctctctctgctctgggaAACGTCATCTCTGCGTTGGCTGAGGGCACG aAATCTCACGTGCCGTATCGTGACAGCAAAATGACCCGCATCCTGCAGGACTCCCTCGGTGGCAACTGTCGCACCACCATGTTCAtctgctgctctccctccaGCTACAACGACACAGAGACCAAGTCGACTCTGATGTTTGGCCAACG TGCCAAGACCATCAGGAACACCGCCTCCATCAACCTGGAGCTGACGGCGGAGCAGTGGAAGAAGAAGtttgagaaggagaaggagaagaacaaaACCATGAAGGATGCCATCACCAAGCTGGAGGCCGAGCTCAACCGCTGGAGGAATG GAGAAGAGGTGCCTGAGACAGAGCAGACTACGGCCGACGTGGTGATCCATACTGTGGAGGAGCGCCCCATTCTGGACAACGACACCTCCTCCATTGTGGTCCGTATTTCCGAGGAGGAGCGTCAGAAGTACGAGGAGGAGATCAGGAAGCTGTACAAGCACCTGGATGACAAG GATGATGAGATCAATCTGCAGTGCCAGTTTGTGGAGAAACTGAAGCAGCAGATGATGGACCAGGATGAG ctcctggcCTCATCCCGTGGGGACGGGGACAAGGTCCAGGCTGAGCTTGgcaggctgcaggtggagagtGACTGTGCCAAGgctgaggtgaaggaggtgcttcaggctctggaggagctggcCATCAACTATGACCAGAAGagccaggaggtggaggagaaaggcCTGCAGAACCAGCTGCTGGCCGACCAACTGGCCCAGAAAATG GCCAGTCTGATGGAGCTGGAGGCGGAGCTGTCTCGTATGCAGGAAGTGAGCGGTCAGCAGAGGAAACGCATCGCTGACGTCCTCAACGGCCTGATGAGGGACCTCAGTGAGTTCAGCACCATCGTGGGCAACGGCGAGATCAAGCTG CCGGTGGAGATCAGCGGCGCCATCGAGGAGGAGTTCACGGTGGCTCGCCTCTACATCAGCAAGATCAAGTCGGAGGTGAAGAGCATGGTGAAGCGCTGCCGACAGCTGGAGATCATGCAGCTGGAGTGCCACCGCAAGATGGAGGAGACTGGGAGGGAGCTCTCCTCCTGCCAGCTCCTCATCTCTCAG cacgAGGCTAAGATCCGCTCTCTGACGGAGTACATGCAGAGTGTGGAGCACAAGAagaggctgctggaggagagcCACGACTCGCTGAGCGAAGAGCTGGCCAAGCTGCAAGACCAGG ATAACTCCCTGCTCGAGGGGAAGGATGCAGAGAAGGGCGAGATTGAGGAGGGAAATGTGAAG AAGACTGTCCGTCAGCAGGGAGATTCCCACCGCGGCATCCATCACCAGCAGCTGACCCGCCTGCGGGACGAGATCAATGAGAAGCAGAGGGTCATCGATGAGCTAAATGA TCGTAACTCTaagatggagctggagctggctcAGGTTCGGGCGGACTTTGAGCGTCTGAAGAGTCAGGACAACTCCAAGAGCGAGCGCCTGGAGGAGCTCTC ATTCCTGCATGAACGTCATGAGCAGACCAAACAGGACTTGAGGGGTCTGGAGGAGACTGTC GCCCGCGAACTCCAGACCCTCCACAACCTGCGCAAGCTGTTCGTTCAAGACCTCACGTCGAGGGTTAAAAAA AGTTCCGAAATGGAACCTGATGATAGTGGGGGGTCTTGCACCCAGAAGCAGAAGATTTCCTTTCTTGAGAATAACCTGGACCAACTTACAAAGGTTCACAAACAG CTGGTTCGTGACAATGCAGATCTGCGCTGTGAGCTTCCAAAGCTGGAGAAACGGCTTCGGTCTACTGCTGAGAGAGTTAAGGCCCTGGAGACTGCACTGAGGGACGCCAAGGAGGGCGCCATGATGGACCGCCGCCGCTATCAGCAGGAGGTCGACCGCATCAAGGACGCCATGAGAGCCAAGAACGCCATGCGTCGCCCCCACGCAGCACAGATCG CCAAGCCGGTGAGACCGAAGCAGCTGCCAAGTTGCTCTCCCACAAATCCGTTCTACACCTACATCCGTGCCACTGAACACGCCAACACCTACAGCAACGCCCTCTTCCAAGGAAGCGCATCACAGCAGAGCGCCGCCAGCGCCACCTGCAGCCCCAACTCTGTCCAGAGCAACAC AGTTTCCACAGCACTGGGCTACAGAGCAGGCAAATATAATGGAGACATCCTGGAGTCCTTCCCACTCAACATTGACAATG GTAACAACCTCAGTGGAACGAGAGACATCAATGACAACAG TGATGTTCACTGTGGCAGCGAGGTGGATGATACAAACAGGCACTACATCGTTCAGCAGGAGACAGCTGCGAGTTAA